Below is a window of Malania oleifera isolate guangnan ecotype guangnan chromosome 1, ASM2987363v1, whole genome shotgun sequence DNA.
GGCTATATGAGCATTGTATGAACTTTCTCAATAAAtgggtaaggggattaagttaagtcaggatttttctaaagttgaactgattaaacaactatatatacatttatgttttcagttgctATTACAAAAAcgaaccgttcaaaatggatatTTTGAAAtcgtattttgagtaaaaatgaatggtggaaattTTGACAAATATACTATGTTTCttggttgcctacaggctatgttcaaaatactgaaattgtgtggcaggtgaataatatTTGGGGATTATTGTATAAcagagtttgtgaatgttggtgaaaatactagaactgtttgtgaaaaatacaggCATTTGATATAGCGACTGTGAGtcgagttttatatgatggccagGGGCCGGGATTTTAATTAGCTGCTGCAAGTCGAGATGTATAAGACGGCCGAAGGCTGGGATTTTAATTAGCGGCTGCAAGCCAAGATGTATATGATGGCCGAGGGCCAAGATTTTTtaatatgacaggttttatacaaaatgagtttgaaatagagtttttattatttaaattgcatgatatgctttaggaatcctTATGATTAGTTATCttatgagtacggtaccgttgctagaaatTCAGTagtagaccatgtgcacccacactgttctggatagaagtgtagggtggtttcaaCAAATTAGCTttagtagagggtgtaccttccctgAAAGTCCAGAGcaagaagtggtaaggcaatcctTCAACTAGGTTGCAGATGCCTGCAGGTGTATTAGCAAACGTATGATTTGACTTAGTCTAACTTGATTCCCCCaaggctaagtccagccttcgggcatCTGCAACTAGGTTGCAGATGCCTCTAGGTGTATTAACAAACGTATGATTTGACTTAGTTTGGGTTGATTCCCcagggctaagtccagccttcgggtcgcacaactcgtaccatgggagaagtaaatggtgtttagtccgagggagtgtcttttatgcatatctttaGATTTATGTAACTGATGTTACTTATTTACTAAAATGTTCATACTATGGAAATTAGACAAGTTTTTTCAACTGTGCAACgtgagtacaatgtaaaatagctTTCTTCGGTTAAATGGAGGATGGGTGTTTTCTGTAAACATTAAATACATactgaccacacactgatgttaacttaatctgccttattgagaaatgtctcacccgaatatacaAAACATCTTTTTAGGATACACCAGGGATCGTGCATAGCAGACTAGAGGGGCTGAGTTAGAAGTATAGTGTATATACGTGGGTACATAGATTGAGTTGTTTTTGTTTGTACTGTTAAaatgggttgtaatatggataattggaGACTATTGTGTATAAAAGTAGTATAAAACTTTGGTCATGGATTttggagaatgttttatttattttcactgcaattatataatgattatggtatcaagtacacatacattactaaagtagcaccccgagcccacatggcgggtcagggcgttacaccgaacgaccaaacctctcgggttgggttATTTTTTCAGCCCTAAACACGCTTagtttttaattaaacattttttaaaataccgaacatgtccctaacgatcatattttcttaaaaatctatatatacccccttgtTACTCTAGATtggcaactttgattaaccaatttttctctcaaattattttcttaatcaaagttcccccacttacATTTTTAATTACAAAATCACTTTGTggtaaatttttaaattctcctaCTCTCTTTCCTTTCATTCTTTTGACaaatctttttgaagagaatattgtatttgggcatttatttcattcaagTGCTTTTAACTCTCTCGTAGCTtgcatttttttaaaacatttttgagagcAAAGCCTTGAGTTTCTCCCAACTATTCCTTTGATAAATGTTTTTGGCAAAATATTtcattagggttcaaatctttgaaatacTTTATCGTATACATcattatacaaatattgaaaatatcttttttgaaaaacacccttactccatTGAGCATCATTTCATATTATTAGAATGTGCATTTTGGAACTTTAATGTTGTATacctctgcttgtatttagaagcattattttttacaaaaatgatttttaatatgTCATTTGGGTTCAACTCGAaaattgaattggagagtcttaaccccgtaaatgagaccggttcggttcagcccgaaaattaaactggggagtctctacCCTGTAAGGGAGACAAGctgggctcaaccttgtaattgagctggggtttatcTCGCCACATAAGGAGAGGCTGTAAAGGCTTTTATTCCGCCAGTTTAAGTGAGTAGAGTTAGTGTAAtctttggggggtatgcccaaggcggggacgtaggctgatttagccgaacctcaataacaaatccagtgttgctctctctctatcttatttaaattcttgcattttaatttcaacatgtatataaatgtttatttattatcataattatttGTATACACacttttgatttaaataagatatactgcacacgtgtatgtttatttttattgttaaaattattttatatacacacgtgtatattgaatgagatatgaattgtggtgaatcggtaaatatttaaatttagctaaaaaaaattttaaacccaaaTTACCCCTcctattgggatcacaccatttccaacactGAAGCTTGCCCACAATCTTATTATAAGTAGGCCAAACCATTGCCTATAATTGGCCATTTTGTTCTTTTACAAATAAACATTGGGGGTGGGGGGGAATGACATTTACCCCAAAATCTCCTCTTAGCTAAACCATCGCTTTTGATGATTTCAATTAGGCTAAGCAATACAAAGGGCAATGGACTCTTTTTACAAGGATAGTCGACAAGGGTTATAAGAATGATTTACTGGTCGATTGTGTAAAGGAGAATAAAGAGGCTAAGCCCTAAAGACAAGGAAAATTTTGACTCAGCTAAGTAGAAAGAGAACAAAATCCTCTTCTTGGAGGCACAGTCTATAAATAAATTGATTGATCATAAAATTGTTCGACATATGAATACTTTAggctgaaaaaaaaaagtgataatAAAATGTGTGTGTGGAGGCTAAGCCCTAAAGACAAGGAAAATTTTGACTCGCTAAGTAGAACGAGAACAAAATCCTCTTCTTGGAGGCATAGTCTATAAATAAATTGATTGATCAGAAATTTGTTCAGCATATGAATACATTAAGccgaaaaaaaaaagtgataataaaatgtgtgcgtgtgtgtgtgtgtgtcgcACGTGCGCGTGTACGTGTGTGTgcgcgtgcgtgtgtgtgtgtttctatAAATAAATTCATTGATCAGAAAATTGTTCAACATATGAATACTTTAGGccgaaaaaaaaatgataataaaataaatttaaagtgTGCACGCGCACGCGTGTGTGTGTCTATAAATAAATTGATTGATCAAAAAATTGTTTGGCATATGAATACTTTAGGCCAAAACAaaagtgataataaaataaatttatatattagcCAATGCCCAAACAGTATGACATGGTGATCTCTCACTCTAAGAaaataatggaatatatatatatacatatatgtatatatatatcatagccaAAAGGTATAAAATTTTACAATCAACCAAAACTTAGGTTGTGTTGGTACTAATTCTTTGACAAGTTACGACTGCTCATTTATAAACATTAAAGaacctaaataaataaaatacgaAGGACATTATTTGTGCAATCTTTGTACGCTCCTTTAGACTATGACCACAATCCCCTAGCCAAAGTAATCGCCTAAGGAACTAAAATGGGAGGTCACCTAGGTTAGGTTTAAGGTAGTTACCCAAGTGAGGCAAACCACTTGTGGCCCAATCATCCACGAAAATACAAGTCACCTAGGCAAGGTACATGACGAACATCATCTAGGGATAAGGTAACAACCCTATTAAAGTAAACTGTATCTTGTCTACTCAACTAAATGATTATATGTGATCTAAAAAGGCATGCTTGGCCAAACAAGGTAGAACACAAATATCGCACAGATGGCACAAGTCAAACTGTTTGTGAAATTTTTGTGCACTTCCTAAAAGGATGCATTTGACAAATCCCCAAAAGTCTAATCTCATTTGCTCAAGTCTCACCCAAGGGGAAATTGCCAATCAATTCTTGAGCATGAAGAATATGCACACTATATTTTCTTGGACAAAGGTTGCCTTACTCATCTAAGTAGTAACAAAAAAAAAGGCTTAAGTGAACAGATAAATTGTTACCTCATATATGTGAATGTCACTTCACCTTAACCTACGAAAAGGTGCATTATATGCTAAAGCAGCACACAATTTGAAAAAATGATGTGCATTATATGGCAAGGCGAGAATCCTTTTGATTAGGGATTCAACATCAAGAAATTTTCGAACAAGACATGCATGAAAAAGGGGAACATGCATCAATCATAATAGTGAACTAAGAACTAATAAGTGACTATTTATGCTAAGATTATTTGTCAACCCGTGGgcgttttaaatgttttattcaCTAAGGGTTATTCTAAGATTTCTTGTAACCTAATTTTGCCTCAAGGAAAGTATAAATGTGTTCACTCTCCTCAATGTCATACATCAATGCAATAGGCTTGCACTAAAACATGCCTAGTTCCTTTTTATCCATCATTTACCCTCTCTTACCTCCCTCTCCATTTAAATCTATTTCTTTATCTCATTCCTCTCTCTTCTAATTTAAGTCATTTCACCTCCTTTTTTCTAAGACTCTTAGCCTTAGTTGACAAGACAACCCTTGCGAAATAGAATAACCATCACTACACCACTTGCATAGGTTGACATAATGAGTCCACTTCACCCAATTCACCATCTCATTATTATCACCATCTATATAAccattttaaaatgtttttttcatttttcttattcAAGAGTTTAGTTGAAGACAAATGAAATCTTCCTCATTCATATCTCCAAATTAGAAAATACCTTTCAAAAGTTGGTGGGAGGGGGGTTTATCTTACAAAAATATGAGTTAGTTGACAATTAAAAAGTTAAGAAGAACAAATTGATAAGGAGAGGGGTAAATGCTAGAAATGGTAGCTATAGATATAACCTCTACCCTGAATAATGAACttaattttgaagaattttcaTCTCCCAAAGGCCTCCCTATAAAGAGGGAAGAGCCAATTTGACCATGCATTCAGACATTCTTGCACTCATCTTAATAGTGCCAACTTCAAGTATCTTCTCTCATcatacataaatatcaaattgctCCCCTATCCTCGCACATAAATATCAAAATGCTCCACTAGATTACACCCAATTCCTCAAAACACTGTCTTGTTTTAacaacaatttctttttcaaaaacgtAATACCCACTTCatttatttatacatacatacttaAAACAAGACAGTGTTTGGAGGACTATTATAGAAATATTTTATCCAACTGAATCTATTAATTATTAATCCATGATTCATATGTCAAAATAGTTGATGAAAATCAGCATATACCTaaatgtgaataatgaaatgaACATCAACCTCCATTACAACTATTGAAatcgaattttaaaaataattttgtccGAGAGGGCCTCAATGCTAGAGGGCATGGACCATACCTACTGCTGCAACGATTTGGCCACATCAATCACAAATCGATACTTAACATCAGACTTTGAAAGTCTCTCAAAAGCCTGGTTGATGTAGTCCAACCGAACCACCTCAACGTCTGCAGTAATATTGTGTTTTGCACAGAAGTCCAGCATCTCCTGCGTCTCTTTAATTCCTCCAATATCACTCCCCCCAACAAGCTTCCTTCCTGTAAATgtcacagaaaaaaaaaaaacataagtgAATCATAAGGCATTGTCAAGTTACTACAAACGCAAACCCACAAAGATTTTGCCAATAAGCAATTCAAAATCAGGAAAAAGGTTTCTTTCTCAGACATCCACTACCCACAACACTAATAAGATTGCTTTGTCGCATCAACATTCATTGAAATTTTCAAGTCCTTGCAAAATTTAACAGACGCACTGCaatgaaatcaaatgaaggaaaCCTGCCAGAAGTGCAATGCTTTAACCTCCACAATTTGGAAGTTGGAAGTATTTTGGATTTCAGAGTCGAAGTTACCATGTCTATCATTCTTTGAGACAGAAAGAAATAACTTATGTCTCCGAGTTGAAGTAggaaaaataaatcaaaataatatttaaagATAAAATCAAAACCTGATGGACAGAGACTGAAAGGAACTTAAAATGTTCTGCAATGTTCCTTCTGCAGCTATCCTAAATTGTAAACACATTTCTCCATCCTTTCTTTTAGACTTCCAAATAGAACATCCCAACAAAAGATGACATGTCAAATTATCATTTATCCATTAAGTGGCTTACCCATAACTAAAGGGAAGATTGGCAACTCTAGGGGCTTCTCAGGTAAACCGACAGTGACCAGCTTGCCGTTCAGTTTCAGAAGACCAAGTAGCGGAGCCAGGGGGTGAACTGCAGATACTGTGTCAATGATGAAGTCCATAGTACCTAGAGCTGCCTAAACAACATCACCCcaaaaaattaagtaaacaagaaaataaaaaacttcATAATTAATAAGCAGTCAAGTTTCAAGTATCTGGTGTATGCTACTTAATAAATTATTGTATTGCTTGCATTGGCAAATAGCTCAACAAGATGCCCAGCTTATAGCAGCAATCTTGAATTTAAATAGTGGATAAAAATTTCCAGCATATGTGATATATGTGGAAGTACCTAAGCATCAATGAATATTCCTGGAATGTTGGTTGATTCCAAAGACCAAACGGTGCCATAAGGAAATAAAAGAAGGCAAGATGTGGCATTGACTTGAGCTAGGAAAAGAAATGCATGTAAGATGTAAAATGCAGGGGGCAGCTCATCCTATCTGAATATCAGTTAAAATGGGCAGTCTGGCTCTACAAGAATGCAGGTACAGGGTGGGCGTACTTAACTAAGAGGAAGTCAGTAGGTTGAATGCCATGCTTCAAAATAGCTACCACTATTTTCAACAATTACTGGACTATCCATTTTAGGTCCATGTCCATCAATGCATCAGACCAACAATGGACAGAATGATTAGAATAAAAAAGTTTttaattggtatatatatatgacaCATCACCTAAGGTCAAAAGAGAGGTGCGAAAAAACCAACTCTCCAACTATCacttattttttcaatcaaattaATACCTTCATTTTTGCTTGATCACTAGTAACAAGGAACAAATCAGCACCAAGGTTGTTGATTGCCTCAGACTCTTTCTTTGGGGAGGAACTAATGACAGTAACTTTCAATCCAAAGGCTTTGCCAAACTTTACGGCTACATGACCAAGCCCGCCAAGTCCAGCCACTCCCAAATGCCTGCCTGGTTCAGTCATTCCATAATATTTCATAGGGCTGTACACTGTGATCCCAGCGCACAGCAGTGGCGCACCAGCATCAGAGGGTAGATTCTCAGGAAAAAGGAGAACGTATCGCTGGTCAACAACTATGATATCAGAATAACCACCATAAGTCTTAGACCCATCCCGATCATGGGAGTTGTAGGTGAATGTCACATAGGGGCAGTAATTCTCCAAGTCCTGTTGACAGCTCTCACAGGCCTTGCAGGAGCCCACAATGACCCCCACCCCAACTCGATCACCAACTTTGAACCTCACCACATTACTCCCAGTTTTAGTCACAAGACCAACAATTTCATGTCTGCACAAGAAGATCCATGCATATGGTCAATTTAGATTCCTTCAATATGCACTCATGTGGCATGCATTTCAATTGAAACAATCCTCGTCCCAAAATGACTAAACTAGCTTATTAATTTCAGGCCAATAAGATAATCAAATATTTCAACGAAATTTTGGCACAACTAAGGACAAAAAATTAGgcaaaccaaacctcaaattggGCATAAGCATACATACATTAACATACCAAATCTCTTTTCACGAGTAACATGGATGCAGAAATGCATACTATTAATGACAATGGatgatacaacaacaacaacaaaccaagtcttaagtctcaccaggtggggttggctacgtgaatcattttccaccaattcatGTGATCATAGGCAATTTCTTtcaacaaattcagggctattaaatccttactcactatcttattccaagttattttaagtctacccctaccccttctactatgccttatagtaactaactcactcttcttcACTGATGCGCTATGTGGCCTAAGTTACAAGTAGCCagaccatctgagtcgtccctatCTTATGTTATCTATGCCTAACTTACTGCAAatttgttcatttcttaatttatcttttaacattacacactcatccatctaatcattctcatctcaacaacttttacttctTGGATATGATGTTTCTTAGTCGTCCAACATTCTTATCCATACAAAACAGCTGGTCTTATAGTAGTCCtataaatttttttcccttttacccaacttgctttaactctatgcactACATCCTCAATTTCTCcctcagcttgcataatagatccagtgtatcaaaatctactagtgctattgatttcttcattatcaagtttaactttatctccaatattcctcctactattattgaaattacatttcatatattctgtcttatttctacatATCCTAAAGTCTCGAGATTCTAAACCTTCTCTCAATAATTCTCGATTAGACTCTaaccctagtttcatcaatcaagacaatatcatctgcaaacaacatacaccatggaacgttattttggatactcctagacAGTTCATCCaccactaaagcaaaaagataggGGCTAATGACAATAGCTGATGAAATTATttctcttaaaaaaaatgaatgtCATTATATTGACAAGTATTGAATCTACTAATCAAATTACAGTGGATATAAAGTGGTTTCTTGAACAAAGAGTATTATACTCTTTCATTAATAATGTCAGAAGGAGAAGGGATAACAACAATAGGACAACTATTTGAGTGCCCAAGAttaaccaccccccccccccccctttttctttcATTCCATATTCAAGTACAAAAAATATCTCTAATAAACCCAATCTACAGATTTTCACAATAATTGGTGGAGGTTCAGTACTAAAGAAGGATATTTGATAAACCCCAATCTACACCTCTCATAAAATTAGCATATTTTTCATCTTAATTTCTAATATTATAAAGGGTATTCGCCTTTgtcttagctttttttttttttttttttttttaagacagTAAAAGAAAGTATATTACATTGAGAAAGAGGAGTTAGAACCTAAGGGGGCAAGTGGTCTACCTGAAAtaatgaaaaacaaaaagaaaacaaaaaataataataataaataaaattaaaaaataacaaataaaatataaaatataactaaaaAGTACTCCTATCCAAGAATACCCCATTTCAatccctttccatcataattcacCAAGCGCTTTAAATTTGCAAGCTCCCTCTGACCCTTCTTCAGCTTGTACTTACCCTCATCAAAGTGCAATTCAGTTCCACCAGCATCACACATATTTAAATCCAATCTATCCATTATATCTTAGGCTTCTAAGTCCTCCCTAGAAATCACCTCCACTAGTGCAAGTAAAATTCCATCATTGCACTAATGTTTATTATCCTAACCATCATTCTCAAAAATAGAaaccccctccaatccttccatTGGGGCAAGATGTACATATGATTAGTCCCCAAGAACATGACAGAAATTAGAAAGATATCAATATTGTTTT
It encodes the following:
- the LOC131164905 gene encoding probable cinnamyl alcohol dehydrogenase 9, encoding MAKSPETEHPHKAFGWAARDNSAILSPFHFSRRENGDEDITVKILYCGVCHSDLHCVKNEWGFTNYPIVPGHEIVGLVTKTGSNVVRFKVGDRVGVGVIVGSCKACESCQQDLENYCPYVTFTYNSHDRDGSKTYGGYSDIIVVDQRYVLLFPENLPSDAGAPLLCAGITVYSPMKYYGMTEPGRHLGVAGLGGLGHVAVKFGKAFGLKVTVISSSPKKESEAINNLGADLFLVTSDQAKMKAALGTMDFIIDTVSAVHPLAPLLGLLKLNGKLVTVGLPEKPLELPIFPLVMGRKLVGGSDIGGIKETQEMLDFCAKHNITADVEVVRLDYINQAFERLSKSDVKYRFVIDVAKSLQQ